A stretch of the Candidatus Binatia bacterium genome encodes the following:
- the tnpA gene encoding IS200/IS605 family transposase produces the protein MQIYRTTSHTKYDLKYHLVWITKYRRAVLSGVVGARVRELIREICRANDIEILKGHVGKDHVHLFVSVPPYLSVSKVMQYLKGKTSHKLLMEFAHLRRQFWGRHLWARGYFAASSGNVTDEVIAQYIATQGQEPSEADEDFKIEE, from the coding sequence GTGCAGATATACCGGACGACCAGTCATACGAAATACGATCTCAAGTATCACTTGGTTTGGATTACCAAGTACCGCCGGGCGGTGCTGAGTGGGGTGGTGGGGGCGCGGGTGCGCGAACTCATTCGGGAGATTTGTAGGGCGAATGATATCGAGATACTGAAAGGGCATGTGGGGAAAGACCATGTCCATTTGTTTGTGTCGGTGCCGCCGTATCTGTCGGTGAGTAAAGTGATGCAGTATCTCAAAGGGAAGACCAGTCACAAGTTGCTGATGGAGTTCGCGCATCTGCGCCGGCAATTTTGGGGGCGACACCTTTGGGCGCGGGGGTATTTTGCAGCAAGCAGCGGAAACGTAACGGACGAGGTCATTGCGCAATACATAGCGACACAAGGGCAGGAACCTTCCGAGGCCGACGAGGATTTCAAGATTGAAGAGTAG
- a CDS encoding asparagine synthase-related protein, with the protein MVSLSGGLDSRAVAACYQRQSLPACAATFIDHAESFAADARIAEQVAKLLDMEWRLFRLAAPRRRDVLKLLRLKNGMNSLGMSFLVPYLDEVRRAYGPKMIFVTGDSGDKALRDLTPAAKVQDLNSTVDYLIAQYAKFPLETVAALTGVKASEIIGEIRDQLSAYPEADWRQRYVHFVICERALRWQSEGEDRNRCYFWSATPFSGARVFNYAMGCPDEQKARFGLYREFLQALSPAAAAVEYAGMGGSVASDKFRVAAKALALLAERMELRRTVEKAAGPTDGYSGDSMIVRCMRRQMATADLIFDYLSPTRMKSIVEASAEQSKEGFQNLFTITSIMEDMATGGSSLERPN; encoded by the coding sequence GTGGTTTCCTTGAGCGGGGGCCTGGACTCCAGGGCGGTGGCGGCATGCTACCAAAGACAAAGCCTGCCCGCTTGCGCCGCCACGTTCATCGATCACGCGGAAAGCTTCGCGGCGGACGCGCGGATAGCCGAGCAAGTCGCAAAGCTGCTCGATATGGAATGGCGGCTATTCCGGCTGGCGGCTCCACGAAGGCGAGACGTGTTAAAGCTTCTCAGACTGAAGAACGGGATGAATTCGCTGGGGATGTCCTTTCTGGTGCCTTATTTAGACGAGGTGCGAAGAGCCTACGGCCCGAAAATGATTTTTGTCACCGGCGATTCCGGCGACAAGGCGCTTCGCGATCTGACTCCTGCGGCAAAAGTTCAGGATTTGAATTCGACCGTGGATTACCTGATCGCGCAGTATGCGAAATTTCCGCTGGAGACGGTGGCCGCGCTCACGGGAGTGAAGGCATCGGAAATCATCGGTGAAATACGGGACCAACTCTCGGCCTATCCCGAAGCAGATTGGCGCCAGCGATACGTGCATTTCGTCATTTGTGAAAGAGCGCTCAGGTGGCAATCGGAGGGCGAGGATAGAAATCGATGTTACTTCTGGAGCGCGACGCCGTTTTCCGGCGCTCGGGTCTTCAACTATGCCATGGGCTGTCCGGATGAACAGAAAGCGCGGTTTGGCTTGTACCGGGAATTTTTACAAGCGCTTTCGCCTGCCGCCGCCGCCGTCGAGTATGCCGGAATGGGAGGATCCGTCGCGTCGGACAAATTCAGAGTCGCCGCTAAAGCGCTGGCGCTCCTGGCAGAGCGTATGGAGCTTCGCCGCACCGTGGAAAAAGCGGCCGGTCCGACGGATGGATATAGCGGAGACTCGATGATCGTAAGGTGTATGCGCCGGCAGATGGCGACCGCCGATCTCATTTTCGACTACCTCTCGCCGACGCGCATGAAGAGTATCGTCGAGGCGAGCGCCGAACAGTCCAAAGAAGGTTTCCAAAATCTGTTTACGATCACTTCCATCATGGAAGACATGGCTACGGGGGGCAGCAGCCTGGAGCGCCCCAATTAG
- a CDS encoding glycosyltransferase family A protein translates to MKLSLISCIVPVFNGERYLRETLDSILAQTYRPLEVIVVDDGSTDGTAAVVTQYGARVRYLSQPNSGPATARNLGLVAALGEFTAFLDADDLWHPEKIARQITRFHKRPEIELCFTGFKNFWMPELAEEESRYQGHPLAGPQSAWSICTLLARRVAFEKFGNFHDGAREFENMTWFLRAVEQGAVIDVLSDLLMYRRLHPNNISRQYGMNGFFPVLKAWRDYQRKRSDG, encoded by the coding sequence ATGAAGCTCTCTTTGATCAGCTGCATTGTTCCCGTATTCAACGGCGAACGCTATCTGCGGGAGACCTTGGACAGCATTTTGGCGCAGACCTATCGGCCGCTGGAAGTCATCGTCGTCGATGATGGCTCGACCGACGGCACGGCAGCGGTCGTTACACAGTATGGTGCGCGGGTTCGCTACTTATCCCAACCCAATTCAGGGCCGGCGACGGCCCGCAATCTAGGGCTGGTCGCAGCGCTGGGAGAGTTTACGGCTTTTCTCGATGCGGATGACCTCTGGCATCCTGAGAAGATTGCACGACAAATAACGCGGTTCCATAAACGGCCTGAAATTGAGCTGTGCTTCACCGGTTTTAAGAATTTTTGGATGCCAGAGCTTGCGGAAGAAGAAAGCCGTTATCAGGGGCATCCTCTGGCGGGTCCACAGTCAGCTTGGAGCATCTGTACGCTACTGGCACGGCGCGTCGCCTTCGAAAAATTCGGCAATTTTCACGATGGCGCACGGGAATTCGAGAACATGACTTGGTTTTTGCGCGCGGTGGAACAAGGTGCCGTTATCGATGTGTTGTCCGATTTGCTGATGTACCGGCGCCTTCACCCGAACAATATATCGCGCCAGTACGGCATGAACGGTTTTTTTCCTGTTCTGAAGGCATGGCGGGATTATCAACGTAAACGGTCAGACGGATGA
- a CDS encoding glycosyltransferase family 4 protein → MRVLFWSGTFWPNIGGVEVLAAKLLPALRERGYEYLVVVPRNDPKLSEEADYKGIPICRVSFRNDLTDKSIEHFVAVREKISALKRSFAPDLIHINAVGVDNFFHLSTKNTHPAPLLVTLHGEWQLQADAVVRDLLRAADWVAGCSAAILTEGQKLAPEIAPRSSIIYNGMDAPSVLPTPLSFDTPRLLCLGRLVPEKGMDLALAAFATLVPRFPRARLIVAGDGAARSGLEHQAADLHISHAVDFAGWVAPDQVPAMINNSTIVLMPSRYETFGLVALEAALMTRPVIAARVGGLPEIVAHQQTGLLIEREDSRGLAGAISFLLENPEAAVQMGLAARRRVQTVFSWERHVDAYDALYQKLISKVTPAVRSPSSYQRRRQDG, encoded by the coding sequence ATGCGTGTCTTATTTTGGTCCGGCACCTTCTGGCCTAACATTGGCGGCGTCGAGGTTCTTGCTGCAAAGTTACTGCCGGCCTTAAGAGAACGCGGGTATGAATACCTCGTAGTTGTCCCTAGAAATGATCCGAAGTTATCGGAGGAAGCAGATTACAAAGGTATTCCAATCTGTCGAGTTTCATTTCGGAACGATTTAACGGATAAAAGCATCGAACATTTCGTTGCCGTAAGGGAGAAGATCTCCGCGCTCAAACGATCTTTTGCGCCGGACCTGATTCATATCAATGCGGTGGGCGTAGACAACTTTTTTCACCTTTCAACGAAGAATACACACCCGGCTCCATTGCTGGTCACGCTGCACGGAGAATGGCAGCTTCAGGCTGATGCTGTTGTACGAGATCTTCTGCGAGCCGCCGACTGGGTGGCCGGCTGTTCGGCCGCGATTCTTACTGAAGGGCAAAAACTGGCGCCTGAGATTGCTCCTCGCTCATCGATTATCTACAACGGCATGGACGCACCATCCGTATTGCCGACGCCTCTATCGTTCGACACCCCGCGGCTTTTGTGCTTGGGTCGTCTTGTTCCTGAAAAAGGAATGGATCTGGCGTTGGCTGCATTTGCCACGCTAGTCCCTCGTTTTCCGCGAGCGCGACTCATCGTTGCCGGGGACGGGGCCGCCAGGAGCGGTTTGGAGCACCAAGCCGCCGACCTGCATATCAGCCATGCAGTCGACTTTGCTGGCTGGGTTGCTCCCGATCAAGTGCCGGCTATGATCAATAATTCCACGATCGTCTTAATGCCGTCACGATACGAAACATTCGGCCTGGTGGCACTGGAGGCTGCCTTGATGACCCGTCCGGTTATCGCAGCGCGCGTCGGGGGACTTCCGGAAATAGTGGCGCACCAACAGACTGGACTGCTTATAGAAAGAGAAGATAGCCGAGGTCTGGCCGGGGCCATTTCTTTTTTGCTTGAGAATCCTGAAGCGGCCGTGCAGATGGGCCTGGCGGCCCGGCGCCGGGTGCAAACCGTGTTCAGTTGGGAGCGCCACGTAGATGCTTACGACGCGCTGTACCAAAAACTTATCAGCAAAGTGACGCCGGCGGTTAGAAGCCCATCGTCGTATCAACGGCGGCGGCAAGACGGTTGA
- a CDS encoding glycosyltransferase family A protein, which translates to MDRLLISCIVPVFNGERYLAEALNSITAQTYQPVEIIVADDGSSDNSADVARAYRAPVTYLRQPNSGPAAARNLGLTAAKGDFIAFLDADDLWHHEKLERQMARFRARPELEYCVTHVQNFRTPKDGATANGLETYYVGRPLPGYVTQSLLVRRSFFDRIGPFNTALTHGDDTDWYLRAKESGAEMELLPDALVYRRIHDANLSQVQAAQSREEYLHILKGALDRRRLR; encoded by the coding sequence ATGGACCGACTCTTGATCAGTTGCATCGTGCCTGTCTTCAACGGCGAGCGCTATTTGGCCGAGGCGTTGAATAGCATTACAGCGCAGACGTATCAACCGGTCGAGATCATCGTGGCGGATGACGGCTCGAGCGACAATTCCGCGGACGTCGCGCGCGCTTACCGAGCGCCCGTGACTTACTTACGGCAACCGAATTCAGGCCCGGCGGCGGCGCGGAATCTCGGATTGACCGCGGCGAAAGGAGACTTCATCGCCTTTTTGGATGCGGACGATCTCTGGCATCACGAGAAGTTGGAGCGCCAGATGGCGCGTTTTCGAGCCCGCCCCGAGCTCGAGTACTGTGTCACACACGTGCAGAACTTTCGCACACCCAAAGACGGCGCGACGGCGAATGGATTGGAAACCTACTACGTCGGACGGCCGCTGCCGGGCTACGTCACGCAGAGCCTCCTGGTCCGGCGCAGTTTCTTCGATCGAATCGGTCCATTCAATACTGCCCTGACTCATGGGGATGACACCGACTGGTATTTAAGAGCCAAAGAGAGCGGCGCCGAGATGGAGCTGTTACCCGACGCCCTGGTCTATCGCCGCATTCATGACGCGAATCTGAGCCAGGTTCAGGCCGCTCAGAGCCGAGAAGAGTATCTGCATATTCTGAAAGGCGCTCTGGATCGCCGCCGGCTGCGCTAG
- a CDS encoding glycosyltransferase family 4 protein, with protein sequence MVGNVFGSVENLAARLLPALRDRGHEFIVVTWGTPDLPSEELYGDIPVHRFPFFPGFQPGTINPLTEAAAKVRKLKQEFRPDLVHVNSYGCSVLFHLMTANAHPAPTLVTLHQALPNEPVGPETLLGKVLRYADCLCFSSQKLPGKWAGLPAGGHRTFLAGSGT encoded by the coding sequence TTGGTCGGAAACGTTTTCGGTAGCGTTGAAAACCTGGCGGCCAGGTTGTTGCCGGCGTTGCGGGATCGTGGTCATGAATTCATCGTGGTGACATGGGGGACGCCGGATCTTCCCTCAGAGGAGCTCTACGGAGATATCCCGGTTCATCGTTTTCCATTCTTTCCGGGCTTTCAGCCGGGCACCATCAACCCGTTAACGGAAGCAGCTGCAAAAGTAAGGAAGCTGAAGCAGGAATTTCGCCCCGATCTCGTCCACGTCAACTCGTACGGATGCAGTGTCTTATTTCATCTCATGACGGCGAATGCCCATCCCGCGCCGACGTTGGTCACTCTGCACCAAGCTCTGCCCAATGAACCCGTCGGGCCTGAAACCTTGCTCGGGAAGGTTTTACGCTACGCCGATTGTCTCTGCTTCAGCAGCCAGAAATTGCCAGGCAAATGGGCCGGGCTGCCCGCCGGCGGGCACAGGACGTTTTTAGCTGGCAGCGGCACGTGA
- a CDS encoding glycosyltransferase family 4 protein yields the protein MRVLFWSEQFWPNIGGVEVWSAKLLCALREHGHDFIVVTSQDASALAQEDRYQGIPVRRFPFWTALTSRDARRLIEIKREVARLKQRFQPDLVHLNLSGASVYFHVQTADTYRTPLLVSLHQPLEHQSGGSDSIVGRVLRSADWTTAGSTMVLTTALRLVPEISSRSSVNYFGFDTPDLSPESLPFEAPRLLCLGRHVYDKGFDLALTAFSTIARRFSHARLIMASDGPARPALEQQAAELGIAHLVDFIGWVEFDKIPALLNSATMVLMPSRGIEGFGLVAMEAAVMGRPVVATRNGGLSEVVVDGQTGLIVESENSAELARAIEYLIDHPDITAMMGRAARSRAQALFGWERHVKAFDDLYRQLHNGFPHASF from the coding sequence ATGCGAGTTCTATTCTGGTCCGAGCAGTTTTGGCCCAACATCGGCGGCGTCGAAGTCTGGAGCGCAAAGCTGCTTTGCGCCCTGCGCGAGCATGGCCATGACTTTATCGTGGTGACATCGCAAGATGCTTCCGCTTTAGCTCAGGAGGACCGATATCAAGGAATTCCCGTTCGTCGGTTTCCTTTTTGGACAGCGTTGACGAGCCGCGACGCGCGCCGACTGATCGAGATCAAACGGGAGGTGGCCCGGCTCAAACAAAGATTCCAACCGGATCTGGTCCACCTGAATCTTTCAGGCGCAAGCGTCTACTTCCACGTCCAAACAGCCGATACCTACCGCACGCCGTTGCTTGTGTCACTGCATCAGCCCTTAGAGCATCAATCCGGCGGCAGTGATTCCATAGTCGGACGCGTACTGCGCTCGGCCGACTGGACAACCGCCGGCTCGACCATGGTGCTCACGACGGCGTTGCGTCTCGTGCCCGAGATTTCGTCACGCTCTTCGGTGAACTATTTTGGTTTCGACACGCCGGATCTCTCGCCGGAATCCTTGCCATTCGAAGCGCCGCGGTTGCTGTGCCTCGGGCGCCATGTCTACGACAAGGGGTTTGATCTCGCATTGACCGCGTTTAGCACCATCGCGCGTCGCTTCTCTCACGCGCGGTTGATTATGGCCAGTGACGGACCTGCCAGGCCCGCGCTGGAACAGCAGGCTGCCGAGTTGGGCATCGCCCATCTTGTCGACTTTATCGGATGGGTGGAATTCGACAAAATCCCGGCGCTTTTAAATTCGGCCACGATGGTTTTGATGCCGTCGCGTGGAATAGAAGGCTTCGGTTTGGTGGCGATGGAAGCAGCTGTCATGGGCCGCCCCGTTGTCGCAACCAGGAATGGCGGGCTTTCGGAAGTAGTTGTAGACGGGCAAACCGGATTGATTGTGGAGAGCGAGAACAGCGCCGAGCTCGCCCGCGCGATAGAGTATCTCATCGATCATCCGGACATAACGGCAATGATGGGCCGGGCGGCGCGCAGCCGCGCGCAGGCGCTGTTCGGCTGGGAGCGCCACGTCAAAGCTTTTGACGATTTATACCGGCAGCTCCACAATGGCTTTCCTCACGCGAGTTTCTGA
- a CDS encoding radical SAM/SPASM domain-containing protein, whose amino-acid sequence MAGRSPETSKIRIPLFERMQIESQSNCNRSCWFCPRTYDRTGKYLDEKGNAILNQMPTEKILDLLNQAQAMGFTGRVGFYHYSEPLLDKRNILLAQEARKRGMKPYLHTNGDVLKHDDALCEKVKRAYGLIVVGLYDYKTNEELDQAKEYWQKRLAGSNLKFSPIGLSGGRTAYSMGVPKALVPSDSRMAVPDITFTNAPCHRPLIRMIVQYDGEMCNCCEDTHGAFKLGNVYQNSLEELWFSDQHAELVKDLIEGRREKYDLCGNCPLAPTGPASNGKKIDILPRRSTLGTTVQ is encoded by the coding sequence ATGGCGGGCCGGTCTCCCGAGACTTCGAAGATCAGGATTCCTCTGTTCGAGCGGATGCAGATCGAGTCGCAATCGAACTGCAATCGCTCATGCTGGTTCTGCCCTCGCACTTACGACCGGACCGGAAAGTACCTCGACGAAAAAGGTAATGCGATCTTAAATCAGATGCCCACCGAAAAGATCCTCGATCTATTGAATCAGGCGCAGGCAATGGGTTTTACGGGGCGCGTGGGATTTTACCATTATTCAGAGCCCTTGCTCGACAAGCGCAACATCCTGCTCGCGCAAGAGGCGAGGAAACGAGGCATGAAACCCTACCTGCACACCAACGGCGACGTGCTGAAACACGATGACGCATTGTGCGAGAAGGTTAAGCGTGCCTATGGGCTCATTGTAGTGGGGCTGTACGACTATAAGACTAACGAAGAGTTGGACCAAGCCAAAGAGTACTGGCAGAAAAGACTGGCTGGTTCCAACCTCAAGTTCAGCCCCATTGGTCTATCGGGCGGGCGTACGGCGTACAGCATGGGTGTTCCCAAGGCTCTGGTGCCCTCCGATTCACGCATGGCTGTTCCGGACATTACATTTACGAATGCGCCCTGTCACCGCCCCCTTATCCGCATGATCGTCCAGTATGACGGCGAAATGTGTAACTGCTGTGAGGATACGCACGGGGCATTTAAGCTTGGCAATGTGTATCAAAATTCTCTGGAAGAACTGTGGTTCTCCGATCAGCACGCGGAGCTGGTCAAGGACCTTATCGAGGGCCGGCGGGAAAAATATGATTTGTGCGGAAACTGCCCACTGGCGCCGACCGGTCCGGCGTCCAATGGCAAGAAAATTGACATCCTACCCCGACGATCCACCTTAGGAACGACTGTCCAATAG
- a CDS encoding glycosyltransferase family 4 protein yields the protein MRQNKAPMRVLFWSAPFWPQIGGVEIFAANLLPALRERGYEFAVVAARDLTDLPEEDRFGGIPVYRFPFSTALTNNDLDQIIAIRRQITKLKRSFAPNLVHVNSFSPGVLFHLDTASGCPVPLLFTLHGDTYKQAVERNSLLDKTLRKAALVTACSAAAMERSRQAAGELVFRSSVIYNGIEVPPLAPEPLTFNPPRLLCLGRLAPEKRFHLALSALSLLSKRYPNVRLVIAGDGPTRTELERQTVELGLTNVVEFTGWIAPEKVPALINTATAVVMPSRKEGLPLVALEAALMARPIVATWVGGMPEVVVHQQTGLLVEPENSAELAEAIVCLLDRPEIATRMGQSGRQRTQEVFSWKRCVDSYDAVYRQLITNASHNYLSSAE from the coding sequence TTGAGACAAAACAAAGCGCCTATGCGAGTACTCTTCTGGTCGGCACCGTTTTGGCCTCAGATCGGAGGCGTCGAAATTTTTGCCGCAAATCTGCTTCCGGCTTTACGGGAGCGCGGCTACGAATTTGCCGTTGTTGCCGCGCGGGACCTTACCGACCTTCCCGAAGAAGACAGGTTCGGAGGGATTCCCGTATATCGTTTCCCATTTTCGACCGCTTTAACGAACAACGACCTCGATCAAATAATAGCGATACGGCGGCAGATCACCAAGCTTAAACGCTCTTTCGCTCCGAACCTGGTCCATGTGAATTCTTTCAGTCCCGGCGTCCTTTTTCACCTGGACACTGCGAGTGGATGTCCCGTGCCTTTGCTGTTCACGTTGCACGGAGACACGTACAAGCAAGCCGTCGAGCGTAACTCTCTGCTGGACAAGACTCTCCGAAAAGCCGCCTTAGTCACCGCCTGCTCGGCGGCGGCCATGGAACGCAGCCGGCAGGCTGCGGGAGAGCTCGTCTTTCGCTCATCGGTCATCTACAACGGGATAGAGGTGCCGCCTCTTGCCCCTGAGCCTCTGACATTCAATCCCCCACGATTGCTCTGCTTGGGACGCCTCGCGCCCGAAAAAAGGTTCCACCTGGCCTTGAGCGCCCTATCTCTCCTTAGCAAACGCTACCCTAACGTGCGTCTGGTCATTGCCGGCGATGGGCCGACGCGGACAGAGCTGGAACGTCAGACGGTCGAGTTGGGCCTCACGAATGTCGTTGAGTTTACCGGCTGGATTGCTCCCGAAAAAGTACCGGCGCTGATCAATACCGCTACGGCGGTTGTCATGCCGTCGAGGAAGGAAGGACTGCCTCTGGTGGCCCTAGAAGCAGCCCTCATGGCCCGCCCGATTGTGGCGACGTGGGTGGGGGGAATGCCGGAAGTTGTCGTGCATCAGCAAACGGGATTGCTTGTCGAGCCGGAAAACAGCGCTGAACTAGCCGAGGCGATCGTCTGTCTGCTTGACCGGCCTGAAATCGCTACGCGAATGGGGCAGTCCGGCCGTCAGCGAACGCAAGAGGTATTCAGTTGGAAGCGGTGCGTGGATTCTTACGATGCCGTCTATCGACAACTGATCACAAACGCATCCCATAATTACCTGTCCTCCGCGGAATAA
- a CDS encoding glycosyltransferase family 4 protein, which translates to MRILCWSDLFWPYIGGGEIFAAKLLMALRERHEFIVVTRQDTADLPPEDSYQGIPVYRFPFCTALAGRDMIQMLAAKRRITELKRTFAPDLVHVQNFGPSVLFLRETADVSPTPLLLTLTTEILPDTGTGPDTLMGRTLRSADWINCVSSATLAQVRQRVPRTISRSSVIFNSVEVPPILPQPLPAEMPRLLCLGRLHAEKGFDMALSALARIVERFPRLRLTIAGDGPELSTLQRQASNLNLTGVVDFMGWVSPEKIPALMNTATLVVMPSRSEGLPLVALEAALMARPIVGTRIPGLAEIVMHRQNGLLVELEDSAGLAEAITFLLTHPQVAVQMGQSIRSRVQEMFSWIRCVDAYDAIYRKLGHDASCAQA; encoded by the coding sequence ATGAGAATTTTGTGCTGGTCGGATCTGTTTTGGCCGTATATCGGCGGCGGGGAAATTTTTGCCGCGAAGCTTCTGATGGCTTTGCGCGAACGGCATGAATTCATCGTCGTGACGCGCCAGGATACCGCGGATCTCCCGCCCGAGGACAGTTATCAAGGGATTCCGGTCTATCGTTTCCCGTTTTGCACCGCATTGGCGGGCCGTGACATGATCCAGATGCTGGCGGCAAAGCGGCGGATAACCGAGCTCAAGCGGACCTTCGCGCCGGACTTGGTTCACGTACAAAATTTCGGCCCCAGCGTTCTATTCCTCCGCGAGACGGCCGATGTGAGCCCGACTCCTTTATTGTTGACCCTGACGACCGAAATCTTGCCGGATACAGGCACCGGTCCCGACACACTCATGGGACGCACTCTGCGTTCTGCGGATTGGATCAATTGCGTGTCGTCCGCGACGCTCGCGCAAGTGCGTCAACGGGTGCCTCGGACCATTTCCCGCTCATCCGTGATTTTCAACAGCGTGGAGGTTCCCCCGATTTTGCCGCAACCCCTTCCTGCCGAGATGCCGCGGCTGCTGTGCTTAGGACGCCTCCACGCCGAAAAAGGATTCGATATGGCGTTGTCAGCCTTGGCGCGGATCGTCGAGCGCTTTCCCCGTCTCAGATTGACCATCGCCGGCGACGGACCTGAGCTGTCAACGTTGCAACGGCAGGCTTCCAACTTGAATCTTACCGGCGTCGTCGATTTTATGGGTTGGGTATCGCCTGAGAAAATCCCTGCTCTGATGAACACCGCAACGCTGGTCGTCATGCCGTCTCGATCGGAGGGACTTCCACTGGTAGCGTTAGAGGCGGCGCTGATGGCCCGTCCGATCGTGGGGACTCGGATCCCGGGTTTGGCAGAAATCGTGATGCACCGTCAGAATGGATTACTGGTCGAGCTCGAAGACAGCGCGGGGCTGGCCGAAGCTATCACATTTTTGCTGACACACCCGCAGGTGGCTGTACAAATGGGTCAATCGATCCGGAGCCGGGTGCAGGAAATGTTCAGTTGGATTCGTTGCGTAGACGCTTACGATGCGATTTACCGGAAGTTGGGCCATGACGCGTCTTGTGCTCAAGCGTAG
- a CDS encoding ABC transporter substrate-binding protein has product MKRLATAILCFAMLSLPELAGGAEKPIHGGRLVFGIRNDITSLNPFIRTSSTNYYVRGLAYEALLDFDKTGKLVPSLAQSWSVSPDGKSYIFKLRPGVRFHNGKELTAEDVKWSADYALDAKNTASGFTILKNLQSVNVKDGLTVEFVLKQPMGAFLNLLAMVRSFPVVPKDSVPEGSAKVLTPPPGTGPFIFKEYKPSREMIFARNKTYWQKGLPYLDELVLKPVTDDQVRFISVRSGDLDIIERTPYAAVRKLLAGGSPDLKITEVKYAGYRRMLFNVADPPFNNLKLRQAVRYALDKKKYIEGAFWGFGEPVDQVFPKESPWRVKLPEIKTDPARAKTLLKDAGISPDLEVELTGLKSEEEELQVIQQQLTAAGFKAKVLVLERGARGSREGRGDFMMVLSGSDIPNDPEEEYPSEFGCAEEEVKSKNRTENTSGYCNPEVDRLMEEASKITDQKKRYDLFARVTRILHEEIPGIPLAFVPRFFTYHKKVRGFETDFDGRFNMTTAGFSRVWIER; this is encoded by the coding sequence ATGAAACGCCTGGCAACCGCAATCCTGTGCTTTGCGATGCTCTCGTTGCCGGAGCTAGCCGGAGGCGCGGAGAAGCCGATCCACGGAGGCCGGCTGGTTTTCGGCATTCGAAACGACATCACCTCGCTCAATCCTTTTATCCGCACGAGCTCCACCAATTACTATGTGCGCGGTCTGGCGTACGAGGCGCTGCTCGATTTCGATAAGACGGGAAAATTGGTCCCGTCCCTGGCGCAGTCCTGGAGCGTCTCTCCCGACGGGAAAAGCTACATCTTCAAGCTCCGGCCGGGAGTAAGATTCCACAACGGAAAAGAGCTGACCGCCGAGGACGTGAAGTGGTCGGCGGATTACGCCCTCGACGCCAAGAACACGGCCTCGGGCTTCACGATCCTGAAAAATCTGCAGAGCGTAAACGTCAAAGACGGGCTCACGGTTGAGTTCGTTCTCAAGCAGCCGATGGGAGCGTTTCTCAATCTGCTGGCAATGGTCAGATCTTTTCCGGTCGTGCCGAAGGATTCCGTGCCGGAAGGAAGCGCGAAAGTGCTGACGCCGCCGCCGGGCACGGGCCCGTTCATCTTCAAGGAATACAAGCCGTCGCGGGAAATGATCTTTGCGCGCAACAAAACCTACTGGCAAAAAGGGCTCCCCTACCTGGACGAGCTGGTGCTCAAGCCGGTGACGGACGACCAGGTCCGTTTCATCTCGGTGCGGAGCGGCGATCTGGATATCATCGAGAGAACTCCCTACGCCGCGGTCCGAAAGCTGCTTGCGGGAGGATCTCCCGATCTCAAGATTACCGAGGTGAAATACGCCGGCTATCGCCGGATGCTTTTCAACGTCGCCGATCCGCCGTTCAATAATCTCAAGCTGCGCCAGGCGGTGCGCTACGCGCTCGACAAAAAGAAGTATATCGAAGGCGCGTTCTGGGGCTTCGGCGAGCCGGTCGATCAGGTTTTTCCCAAGGAGAGTCCCTGGCGGGTCAAGCTTCCCGAGATCAAAACGGATCCGGCCCGAGCGAAGACGCTGCTAAAAGACGCGGGCATCAGCCCCGATCTGGAAGTCGAGCTGACGGGCCTCAAGTCGGAGGAAGAAGAACTCCAGGTGATCCAGCAGCAATTGACGGCCGCCGGCTTCAAGGCCAAAGTGTTGGTGCTGGAGCGGGGCGCGCGGGGATCGCGCGAAGGCCGCGGCGATTTCATGATGGTGCTCTCCGGCAGCGATATACCGAACGATCCGGAAGAAGAATACCCGAGCGAGTTCGGCTGCGCCGAGGAAGAGGTCAAGTCCAAGAACCGGACCGAAAACACCTCCGGCTATTGCAACCCGGAAGTCGACCGGCTGATGGAGGAAGCGTCGAAGATCACCGATCAGAAAAAACGTTATGACCTTTTCGCCCGGGTCACCCGCATCCTGCACGAGGAAATACCCGGCATTCCGTTAGCCTTTGTGCCGCGCTTTTTCACTTACCATAAAAAAGTCAGAGGATTCGAGACCGATTTCGACGGCCGCTTCAATATGACCACGGCCGGTTTTTCCCGTGTGTGGATAGAACGGTAG